In Candidatus Neomarinimicrobiota bacterium, the genomic window CTTCCTGGAACATTTAGCTTTTGGCCATCCATGATCACCACAACCTTTGAGGCACTTACATCCCTGAGTGCTACATCTCCCTGTGAATTGATGTAGACTCCAGTAATGATATTCAGCGCATCACCGACATTCTCACAATTATGCATTTTAAAATCCTCTTCTGTCAACACAACACGGGTCGTGTTTGAAGCCTCGGTAGCTTTGGAGCTGTCCACTTGCCCTTTTAGACTTCCAAGCATGGCAATTGAAAATATCAGAACACTCGTAATTATTGCTTTCATGGATTCATTCCTTTTGGCCTTTTTCCAATGATAAACTTAAGATAACTCAAGTTTGTTGACAATTCGACTGGCATAATCGGCAAGATTTAGGTGGTTCGCCTCTTCAATGATGCCAGCCACATGATCTGGGAATGCATCGGCACCACTTATAGCACCAGCCATACTACCTGCAATAGCACCCACCGTATCACAATCACCCCCCATATTTGCAGCAGCATGGATGACCCGCCAGGGATCACCCATGTAATAGTCCACAAGGGCCAGAGAGGTGGGGACAGCTTCTGTGGTAGCAACACCGGTCCCGATATAATTATAAAGGTCTGTCCAAATACGCTGTTCCGATTTTCCAGAGCGAACGATATCAAGTGCCCATTCCGTCCGGTGCTTTATGGATGCACCGGTCCAGAGCCCACCTTGCTTCATCCCCTGGTCTACACCATAAAAGAACGCTTCAATGATATCATCAAAGCTGCCATCATTAATGGCAGTTGAAATGACTGAAGCCACCCCGGCCGCACCTGCGATGGCGATATTTGTGTTGTGGGTTGGCATACAGACGAGAGCAGTGTCCGCGACAACTGCATCAAGATCACCTGGGTGGGCCAGACCAACTGCAGAAATGCGCATACTTGCGCCGTTGGTATCCCCGATGGTACCTGTTTCAGTTACTGGAACACCATCCCGAATCATTTTGAGGGCTCGGCCAGAACTTGGTCCCAGGTACAATCCTTCCAGGGCGTTGAGAGATTCAGCCCATTCGATAAGTTTCCGGGCAGCACCTTCGGCGGTAAAACCGCCGGTTTCCAGAAAAAGGTCAACCAATTGCAGGGTCTGCTGTGTATCATCGGTGATCTGTCCTGCTATCATTTTGTCATGAATCAGATGTCCTGCTGGTGCAGGCATAAACGAATTTATACCCTCTGGAAATAGACGCCTTATTTCTTCAGGAGGTAAAAGCGAAGTAGGCATTCCCAATGCATCTCCGGCAGCTACACCAAGAAGGCAACCATAAATCTTATTTCTCATTGACTAACTCCCCTCGCCAGCGTCCCTATAACATAGATGGGCTGTTGTATTGATTTGCGTAGCTGTTTGAGATTTGACATTGGCAAGGATGCCAGGACACAGGTTGAGGGACCCGCTGATTTGTGAACATCAACACCTGGATTGGAATCTGGTAGGAGTGCTAAGTCCGCACAATTCGCCAGCTCAGTTTGCTCATGAATCACTCCTTTGGAACCAACAGGTAGAATATCATGGACATATTCCAAGCTAGCCAGAGTACGAACACAGCTTGTATCGGCGATATCAGGATCGTCCAGATCTACATCATCGTCGGGTGCGGATTTTGGTGTGCCCACGCAAACAACGACATCCTCAGGTTTTGATCTACCGGGTTTGAAATCTGCCTCACTGACAAAGCCGAGCACAACCACACCCATTCCGGTTTGAACTGTGGGCACATTGTCCTCAGTGCTCCCGGTGAGCATATTGTCTGCATCCAGACCAGCCAGTGCTAATTCTTCACGTATGCCCTCAATTATCGCCTTACCACTGGGATCCATTTCCACAGCCAGAGTATCCACCACAAGGGCAGGAATGGCACCAGAGGCCAATGTTTCCATCAGTGGAACCCGAACGGCAAAACGACCCAAGATCCGTTCCGGTACCTGTACGATATCATGAGGTTTTGAACCAATCCCACCATCTGAATCACAGGCAATTACCAATGAAATATCCTGTGATATCTTGATTAATGTGAGGTCCCGAACCGTGCGGATCAGATTCTTGCTTTGGATTGACCCACGCTTCAATCCTGCATAAATATCTAAAATATCAGAAGTGTTTGACATAGATGCTCTGCTTACTCAACCACTTCCAATGCCACATGAAAAGTATCCTGCTCTGTCATGAATTGTGGGACATAATCCATTGCCATGGATTCAATTCGACCAGGTGCATGGATTGCTTCGGCGAAAAGTTTCACTGCTGTGGGAATCATTGGACCTGCCTGTTTCGTTTTTGCAGAATTAATGTATCGAATTTTTCCGTTCTGGACTGCTAGAATATTTTGAGCATCTTTACGATTTGCGATTTCACTTAAAGTGGTGGTTCCATATCCGCGCTGCTCACCCTTAAAATGTGTACCTTCCAGCCAGGCAGTCTCCCACCAGGGGACCAGAATTACTTCAGGATTAACTGACAGCACTTCATCCCAGGTAATGGAGGGGGCAATACCTTTGCGATCAGCATAAATGGGATCGGCTCCGGCCATGCGCATAAGTTCAATAATATAGGAGTCAGCTCCCGGGGCGCATTTGTAGGCATAATTGATCTCATAGTAAGTTTTCACCGTAGGCAAATTTGCATACTCAAGTTCCAGCGCTGCCAATTCCGAGGTAATTGATTCAACCAGTTTTTGGGCGGCATCATCCATATTGATAAATTTGCCAAGAGCCAATATCTTCTCATAGGTTTCGGCCAAGCTGCTTTCTTCCATATGGATGTAAGGGATATTTTTACTGCTAAGATATTTTTGATATTTCAATTGCATGCCAGTCGCAGTCAAAACGAGATCTGGTTTCAGAGAATCAACACGACTCATTGAAAGATCAACGAAGCCACCGATGCTCACCAGTTCGCCTGCTGATACTTTTTTCTGAATCTCATCGGGATAAATGCAAAATCTGGTCACCCCCACCAGTTGATCCATGGCTCCAATTTCTGCAACGGTTTGAGTCCAGTTTGGTGCCAGGGAGACTATTCTAAATACTTTTTCGGTTTCTGGTGTTCCACTACATCCGCTTAATATTCCGATTAATAACAGGAGGTTAAGGGACAATTGAAATTTCCTATGCATGATTTGTCTCATTGTATTTCCCCTTTTAAATGAAAAAAAAGTCATGTGAAAAATGTAAAATATATGAGTGAGTACGTTGTACCAACAACCCTACAACTAACGTAAATTAGCACTTGCTCCTTCGCAAGCATTTTTTTACTAAAAGAAGCTTAATTTAGCATATCAATTAACAGAGAAATGGGATTTCAGCCATCGTACGGGTCGATTGAACTGTTTACTCGTATCTATCCCAGGCAGGATCGGAGACGAACTGCTTTTGTAAGTTTAGCTTCTGATCTGGTGTCAGCCAGGAGGATTCTATGCCATTAAGAATCAAACTTTTAATTTCCTCGTGGGAAAATTTTAAGTTGCTGACAAGTGCACTGTATTCTTGTGGAAGCGAGGTATCAAACATGACCGGGTCATCCGTATTAATAGTGATGGATAAGCCCTGGTCAACGTATTGTCTTACCGGATGCTCCTGAATTGAGTTTACGGCACCAGTACAGACATTTGAGCGTGGGCATACTTCCAGTGGAATGCCATGGGCAGACAGGAATTCAACAAGCTTGGGATCTTCAAAAGCTCGTGTGCCATGACCTATGCGGTCTACTTTTAAACTATTGATGGCAGACCAAATGCTGGATGATCCAGCTGCCTCCCCTGCATGAGCAGTGGTTCGAAATCCAAATTTTCTGGCATGTTCAAATACATCTGCAAACCATTCAGCTGGAAAATCTTGTTCAGAACCCCCCAGACCTATTCCGATCACACCCTGTTCAGTTACTTCTCTTATCTGGGACAAAGTGATCTCAGCCATTTTTGGACCAAAATCACGAACGAGATCGGCAATAAGTGCCACTTCAACCTCTGGGACCAGGTCAATACCCTTGCGGATGGCTAGG contains:
- a CDS encoding ADP-ribosylglycohydrolase family protein, which codes for MRNKIYGCLLGVAAGDALGMPTSLLPPEEIRRLFPEGINSFMPAPAGHLIHDKMIAGQITDDTQQTLQLVDLFLETGGFTAEGAARKLIEWAESLNALEGLYLGPSSGRALKMIRDGVPVTETGTIGDTNGASMRISAVGLAHPGDLDAVVADTALVCMPTHNTNIAIAGAAGVASVISTAINDGSFDDIIEAFFYGVDQGMKQGGLWTGASIKHRTEWALDIVRSGKSEQRIWTDLYNYIGTGVATTEAVPTSLALVDYYMGDPWRVIHAAANMGGDCDTVGAIAGSMAGAISGADAFPDHVAGIIEEANHLNLADYASRIVNKLELS
- a CDS encoding ABC transporter substrate-binding protein; its protein translation is MHRKFQLSLNLLLLIGILSGCSGTPETEKVFRIVSLAPNWTQTVAEIGAMDQLVGVTRFCIYPDEIQKKVSAGELVSIGGFVDLSMSRVDSLKPDLVLTATGMQLKYQKYLSSKNIPYIHMEESSLAETYEKILALGKFINMDDAAQKLVESITSELAALELEYANLPTVKTYYEINYAYKCAPGADSYIIELMRMAGADPIYADRKGIAPSITWDEVLSVNPEVILVPWWETAWLEGTHFKGEQRGYGTTTLSEIANRKDAQNILAVQNGKIRYINSAKTKQAGPMIPTAVKLFAEAIHAPGRIESMAMDYVPQFMTEQDTFHVALEVVE
- the add gene encoding adenosine deaminase, which gives rise to MQSQTDLKWFHSIPKIELHLHLEGAIPLSTMWELVKKYGGDQSVADIDALKEKFRYTDFPHFIETWIWKNQFIREYDDFTLMAEAVARELSRTNIRYSEVFYSPPDFAKYGLNPQEITLAIRKGIDLVPEVEVALIADLVRDFGPKMAEITLSQIREVTEQGVIGIGLGGSEQDFPAEWFADVFEHARKFGFRTTAHAGEAAGSSSIWSAINSLKVDRIGHGTRAFEDPKLVEFLSAHGIPLEVCPRSNVCTGAVNSIQEHPVRQYVDQGLSITINTDDPVMFDTSLPQEYSALVSNLKFSHEEIKSLILNGIESSWLTPDQKLNLQKQFVSDPAWDRYE